One window of Leucoraja erinacea ecotype New England chromosome 14, Leri_hhj_1, whole genome shotgun sequence genomic DNA carries:
- the LOC129703807 gene encoding RING finger protein 222, translated as MAEAEATTPYEEYECKICYNYFDLDRRAPKILECLHTFCEECLTTLHVREERPWRIACPICRHRTAVPDYMIHNLPNNTKVTEAFPLYVGNDPLPQDALPPTPQLHRYNQRQQQQQQQQQQQQLRSSAAEQPELATPSAAASSRHSPGPSAPYESCHNCKRAALTAGCVCVVFSFLSMVVLLFTGLIFVNHYNSSPSPVGPICLSVASILALFSVVVTWVICWLKYRPDANAQGNIRAPSSSSSSAPRRNT; from the coding sequence ATGGCAGAAGCGGAGGCAACGACTCCCTACGAGGAATACGAGTGCAAGATTTGCTACAATTATTTTGACCTGGACCGCAGGGCGCCCAAGATATTGGAGTGTCTCCACACCTTCTGCGAGGAGTGCCTGACTACACTGCACGTTAGGGAGGAGCGGCCATGGAGGATTGCCTGCCCCATTTGCCGACACAGGACGGCGGTGCCCGACTACATGATCCACAACCTGCCCAACAACACCAAGGTCACAGAGGCTTTCCCCCTGTACGTGGGCAACGACCCGCTACCACAGGACGCGCTGCCCCCGACGCCTCAGTTGCACCGATACaaccagcggcagcagcagcagcagcaacagcagcagcagcagcagctacgGTCCAGCGCCGCTGAGCAGCCCGAGTTAGCCACCCCTTCGGCGGCCGCCAGCAGCCGCCACTCCCCGGGACCCTCGGCTCCCTACGAGAGCTGCCACAACTGCAAGAGAGCCGCCCTGACCGCCGGCTGCGTTTGCGTGGTCTTCTCGTTCCTCTCCATGGTGGTGCTGCTCTTCACCGGCCTGATATTCGTCAACCACTACAACAGCTCTCCCTCGCCCGTCGGCCCCATCTGCCTGTCTGTAGCCAGCATCCTCGCCCTGTTCTCCGTCGTTGTCACATGGGTCATATGCTGGCTCAAGTATCGCCCCGACGCCAACGCGCAGGGAAACATCAGGgcgccctcctcctcctcctcctctgcacCCAGGAGAAACACATAG